In the genome of Pseudoliparis swirei isolate HS2019 ecotype Mariana Trench chromosome 3, NWPU_hadal_v1, whole genome shotgun sequence, one region contains:
- the LOC130191645 gene encoding uncharacterized protein LOC130191645, translated as MIGSAEDSVRSALQTQGERLSKIEQLISGRYKELHDQQSSLTKQLRDLLLPSEPVRAGCGSRSPDGSAPPAPSGYQPKPQQPSPCLSGIPGDLSKPRPFSTGPWQPPAFLAGIPGDLSEPRPFSTAPRKPPPFLSSIPCVPPVPAAASVPQSSPVPTATSAVLQSRPIRPPRVPSPSLLTLVPHAPSPSRSVLVPSLPSLSRPAPVSPAPSPSRPVLVTRAPSLSRPPPVLRAPSPSRPAPVPRAPSLPRLALVPPIPSPSRPVVVPCPGSPCSTAVPAVSPVPLSTVPSASPPCPLPSPVAISSSSSSQCPVTIPAGSRPRPLLCPVPQLPIPVLQPALRRAFRLVVARRPTPQTASAMPFVPPPAPLHPPLLILWDVWYPSLKKGVL; from the exons ATGATTGGCTCAGCAGAGGACAGTGTGCGCTCAGCTCTCCAGACGCAAGGGGAGCGTCTTTCAAAGATTGAGCAGTTAATCTCTGGCAGGTACAAGGAGCTCCACGACCAACAGAGTTCTTTGACCAAACAGCTGAGGGATCTGCTACTCCCGAGCGAGCCGGTGCGGGCCGGCTGCGGTTCCCGGTCGCCGGATGGGTCGGCACCGCCAGCCCCGTCTGGCTACCAGCCCAAGCCCCAGCAGCCCTCGCCGTGCCTGTCCGGTATTCCCGGTGACCTGTCGAAGCCCCGGCCGTTCTCCACTGGCCCCTGGCAGCCGCCGGCGTTCCTAGCCGGCATTCCCGGTGATCTGTCGGAACCCCGGCCGTTCTCCACTGCCCCCCGGAAGCCCCCGCCGTTCCTGTCGAGCATTCCCTGTGTCCCGCCGGTTCCCGCTGCCGCCTCGGTGCCGCAGTCTTCACCGGTTCCCACTGCCACCTCCGCCGTGCTGCAGTCCCGGCCGATCCGACCTCCCCGTGTCCCTTCTCCGTCCTTGTTGACTCTAGTTCCCCATGCCCCTTCCCCGTCCCGGTCGGTGCTAGttccctctctcccatctctgTCCCGGCCGGCCCCAGTTTCTCCTGCCCCGTCTCCATCCAGGCCAGTCCTAGTTACCCGTGCCCCGTCTTTGTCCCGGCCGCCCCCAGTTCTCCGTGCTCCATCTCCGTCCCGGCCGGCCCCAGTTCCCCGTGCTCCGTCTTTGCCCCGGCTGGCTCTAGTCCCTCCTATTCCGTCCCCTTCCCGCCCGGTGGTAGTTCCGTGTCCCGGCTCCCCGTGTTCCACCGCCGTCCCAGCCGTTTCCCCCGTCCCACTCTCGACTGTCCCGTCGGCGTCCCCCCCTTGCCCGCTTccg TCTCCCGTCGCCATCTCGTCCAgctccagttcccagtgtcccgtcaccATCCCAGCTGGCTCCAGACCCCGGCCTCTCCTGTGCCCGGTACCCCAGCTACCCATCCCTGTACTCCAGCCCGCCCTCCGGCGCGCCTTTCGCCTGGTGGTCGCCCGCCGGCCCACCCCCCAGACTGCTTCTGCCATGCCCTTTGTCCCTccgccggctcccctccacccacccttgttgatCCTTTGGGACGTCTGGTATCCGTCCCTTAAGAAAGGggtactgtaa